The following proteins are co-located in the Eleginops maclovinus isolate JMC-PN-2008 ecotype Puerto Natales chromosome 23, JC_Emac_rtc_rv5, whole genome shotgun sequence genome:
- the sparc gene encoding SPARC, translating to MRVWIVFLLCLAGHAMAAPTEETIEEDIIAEEDIIAEEDIIVEEPVVEEPEVGANPVQVEVGEFDEAIDIFEEEQVLADNPCLDYHCKKGKVCEVDDDNTPMCVCQDPSTCASAEGEFEHVCGTNNATYDTSCHFFATKCALEGTKKGHKLHLDYIGPCKYIDACLDSELSEFPLRMRDWLKNVLVTLYERDEENNLLTEKQKLRVKKIFENEKRLQAGEHSLDLLAHDFEKNYNMYIFPVHWQFGQLDQHPVDGYLTHSELSPLRAPLIPMEHCTTRFFEECDADSDKYIALEEWASCFGIKDQDVDKDLII from the exons ATGAGGGTGTGGATCGTCTTCCTCCTGTGCCTGGCTGGCCACGCCATGGCTGCTCCT ACTGAGGAAACCATTGAGGAGGACATCATTGCTGAGGAGGACATCATTGCTGAGGAGGACATCATTGTCGAGGAGCCAGTTGTTGAG GAGCCCGAGGTCGGAGCCAACCCAGTTCAGGTTGAGGTCGGAGAGTTTGATGAGGCCATCGACATCTTTGAGGAGGAACAGGTTCTTGCTGATA ACCCCTGCCTGGATTACCACTGCAAGAAGGGCAAAGTGTGTGAGGTCGATGATGACAACACccccatgtgtgtgtgccaggatCCCTCCACCTGCGCCTCTGCCGAGGGAGAGTTCGAGCAT GTTTGCGGCACCAACAACGCCACCTACGACACCTCTTGCCACTTCTTCGCCACCAAGTGCGCTCTGGAGGGAACCAAGAAGGGCCACAAGCTGCACCTGGACTACATCGGACCCTGCAAAT ACATCGATGCCTGCCTGGACTCTGAGCTGAGCGAGTTCCCCCTGCGTATGAGGGACTGGCTGAAGAACGTTCTGGTGACTCTGTACGAGCGCGACGAGGAGAACAACCTGCTGACCGAGAAGCAGAAGCTCAGG GTGAAGAAGATCTTCGAGAACGAGAAGAGGCTGCAGGCCGGCGAACACTCTCTGGACCTGCTGGCTCACGACTTCGAgaagaactacaacatgtacatCTTCCCCGTGCACTGGCAGTTCGGACAGCTGGACCAGCACCCCGTTGATGG gTACCTCACCCACTCTGAGCTCTCCCCCCTGCGCGCCCCCCTCATCCCCATGGAGCATTGCACCACCCGATTCTTCGAGGAGTGTGACGCCGACAGCGACAAATACATCGCCCTGGAGGAGTGGGCCTCCTGCTTCGGCATCAAGGACC aggaCGTGGACAAAGACCTCATCATCTAA